The Vulpes vulpes isolate BD-2025 chromosome 10, VulVul3, whole genome shotgun sequence genome has a window encoding:
- the SMTN gene encoding smoothelin isoform X2, with amino-acid sequence MADEALAGLDEGALRKLLEVTADLAERRRIRSAIRELQRQELQREEEALASKRFRAERQDNKENWLHSQQQEAEQQAALARLAGRLESMNDVEELTALLRGAGEYEERKLIRAAIRRIRAQEIEAATLAGRLCSGRHNGGSREESKGQAAHRLEQCEVPEQEKREQHTEVPEPTPTPQGTSRDVTTVTLLLRAPPGGTPSLPASPVSSPTTASPEPPLEPAEAQCPAAEAVGSPKPPSSPPRATSPEPQEPPATPSTERQVVSKLLSGPTEPPAVQGPTKDPSNTKRADLAGPRPCQRSLSVLSPRQPAQNQEPPNPASGPSPFQRAGSVRDRVRKFTSDSPMAAGLQDGPPRLALGASTPTRLLGPSHISTTPASSNGSSSRAPSDTSSRFSKEPRGTARPLAQLQSCPREEGPRGRGLAARSLENRAGGPGALSEEPSALLPVPAGTAEPGASMKTTFTIEIKDGRGQASTSRVLLPTGNQRAELTLGLRAPPTLLSTSSGGKSTITHISSPATLAQLGSVTHVTSFSHASPGSRRGCSIKMEPEPAGPPSAAVEVANGAEQTRVDKAPERRSPLSTEELMAIEDESILDKMLDQTTDFEERKLIRAALRELRQKKRDQRDKERERRLQEARARPGEGRGNTATETTTQHSQRAADGSAVSTVTKTERLVHSNDGTRTARTTTVESSFVRRSENGGGSTMVQTKTFSSSSSKKMGSIFDREDEASPRPGSLAALEKRQAEKKKELMKAQSLPKTSASQARKAMIEKLEKEGAAGSPGGPRAAVQRSTSFGVPNANSIKQMLLDWCRAKTRGYEHVDIQNFSSSWSDGMAFCALVHNFFPEAFDYGQLSPQNRRQNFEVAFSSAETHADCPQLLDTEDMVRLREPDWKCVYTYIQEFYRCLVQKGLVKTKKS; translated from the exons CTCTCAgcagcaggaggcagagcagcAAGCTGCTCTGGCGCGGCTGGCAGGGCGGTTGGAGTCCATGAATGATGTGGAAGAGCTGACTGCACTG CTGCGAGGTGCCGGTGAGTATGAAGAACGCAAGCTGATCCGAGCTGCAATCCGCCGCATAAGGGCCCAGGAGATTGAGG ctGCCACGTTGGCTGGGAGGTTGTGCAGCGGGCGTCACAACGGTGGCTCAAGAGAGGAGAGCAAGGGGCAGGCAGCACACAGGCTGGAACAGTGTGAG GTGCCAGAGCAAGAGAAACGGGAGCAGCACACAGAGGTCCCAGAGCCAACCCCAACCCCTCAGGGCACCAGCCGGGATGTGACCACAGTGACACTCCTGCTGCGGGCCCCACCTGGGGGCACACCCAGCTTACCTGCCTCACCTGTCAGTTCACCCACCACTGCTTCTCCTGAGCCTCCACTAGAGCCTGCTGAGGCCCAGTGTCCTGCTGCTGAGGCTGTGGGCAGCCCCAAGCCACCCTCCAGCCCACCCAGGGCCACCAGTCCTGAGCCCCAGGAACCGCCAGCCACCCCCAGCACTGAGAGGCAGGTGGTCAGCAAG CTCCTGTCTGGCCCCACAGAGCCCCCAGCTGTCCAAGGCCCCACCAAAGATCCCTCCAACACAAAGAGAGCAG ACCTGGCCGGACCCCGTCCCTGCCAACGCTCCCTGTCTGTGCTCAGCCCCCGCCAGCCAGCCCAGAACCAAG AGCCCCCAAACCCTGCCAGCGGACCTTCCCCATTCCAGCGGGCTGGCTCTGTACGGGATCGTGTGCGCAAGTTCACATCTGATTCTCCTATGGCTGCTGGGCTCCAGGATGGCCCACCCCGGTTGGCCCTGGGTGCCTCAACCCCCACAAGACTCCTGGGCCCCTCCCACATCAGCACTACTCCTGCCTCTTCCAATGGCTCCTCCTCACGGGCCCCCAGTGATACCTCCTCCCGATTCAGCAAGGAGCCACGGGGAACAGCCAGGCCCCTGGCCCAGCTTCAGAGCTGCCCCCGGGAGGAGGGCCCCAGGGGGCGGGGCTTGGCTGCCAGGTCCCTTGAAAACAGagcaggggggcctggggccctCTCAGAGGAGCCCAGTGCCCTGCTTCCCGTGCCTGCCGGCACTGCTGAGCCAGGGGCCAGTATGAAGACCACATTCACCATCGAGATCAAGGATGGCCGTGGCCAGGCATCCACAAGCCGAGTGCTGCTGCCCACAGGCAACCAGAGGGCAG AACTGACGCTGGGGCTACGGGCGCCTCCCACCCTCCTGAGCACCAGCAGTGGGGGCAAGAGCACCATCACCCATATCAGCAGCCCTGCGACCCTGGCCCAGCTGGGTAGCGTCACTCATGTCACCAGCTTCAGCCATGCTTCCCCTGGTAGCCGGAGAGGCTGCAGCATTAAG ATGGAGCCAGAGCCAGCAGGGCCCCCCTCTGCGGCAGTGGAAGTGGCTAATGGCGCCGAGCAAACCCGAGTGGACAAAGCACCAGAGAGGCGGAGCCCCCTAAGCACTGAGGAGCTGATGGCCATTGAGGATGAAAGCATCCTGGACAAGATG CTGGATCAGACTACAGACTTTGAGGAACGGAAGCTAATCCGGGCTGCACTACGTGAGCTCCGACAAAAGAAGAGAG ACCAGCGGGACAAGGAACGGGAACGGCGGCTGCAAGAGGCACGGGCCCGGCCAGGGGAGGGCCGTGGCAACACAGCCACAGAGACCACCACGCAGCACAGCCAGCGGGCAGCCGATGGCTCAGCTGTCAGCACTGTCACCAAGACTGAGCGGCTCGTCCACTCTA ATGATGGCACGAGGACGGCCCGCACCACCACAGTGGAGTCAAGTTTTGTGAGGCGCTCGGAGA ATGGTGGCGGCAGCACCATGGTGCAAACCAAGACCTTTTCCTCGTCGTCATCCAAGAAGATGGGCAG TATCTTTGACCGCGAGGATGAGGCCAGCCCACGGCCCGGCAGCCTGGCGGCACTCGAGAAACGCcaggcagagaagaagaaagagctgATGAAGGCGCAGAGCCTGCCCAAGACCTCAGCCTCACAGGCGCGCAAAGCCATGATTGAGAAGCTGGAGAAGGAAGGCGCCGCGGG CAGCCCTGGGGGGCCGCGAGCAGCGGTGCAGCGCTCCACCAGCTTCGGAGTCCCCAACGCTAACAGCATCAAGCAGATGTTGCTGGACTGGTGCCGAGCCAAGACACGCGGCTATGAG CATGTGGACATCCAGAACTTCTCCTCAAGTTGGAGTGATGGGATGGCCTTCTGTGCCCTGGTGCATAACTTCTTCCCTGAGGCCTTCGACTATGGGCAGCTCAGCCCGCAGAACCGGCGTCAGAACTTCGAGGTGGCCTTCTCATCTGCTGA GACCCATGCGGACTGCCCGCAGCTCCTGGACACAGAGGACATGGTGCGGCTTCGAGAGCCTGACTGGAAGTGCGTGTACACGTACATCCAGGAATTCTACCGCTGTCTGGTCCAGAAGGGGCTGGTAAAAACCAAAAAGTCCTAA
- the SMTN gene encoding smoothelin isoform X8, with the protein MADEALAGLDEGALRKLLEVTADLAERRRIRSAIRELQRQELQREEEALASKRFRAERQDNKENWLHSQQQEAEQQAALARLAGRLESMNDVEELTALLRGAGEYEERKLIRAAIRRIRAQEIEAATLAGRLCSGRHNGGSREESKGQAAHRLEQCEVPEQEKREQHTEVPEPTPTPQGTSRDVTTVTLLLRAPPGGTPSLPASPVSSPTTASPEPPLEPAEAQCPAAEAVGSPKPPSSPPRATSPEPQEPPATPSTERQVVSKLLSGPTEPPAVQGPTKDPSNTKRADLAGPRPCQRSLSVLSPRQPAQNQEPPNPASGPSPFQRAGSVRDRVRKFTSDSPMAAGLQDGPPRLALGASTPTRLLGPSHISTTPASSNGSSSRAPSDTSSRFSKEPRGTARPLAQLQSCPREEGPRGRGLAARSLENRAGGPGALSEEPSALLPVPAGTAEPGASMKTTFTIEIKDGRGQASTSRVLLPTGNQRAELTLGLRAPPTLLSTSSGGKSTITHISSPATLAQLGSVTHVTSFSHASPGSRRGCSIKMEPEPAGPPSAAVEVANGAEQTRVDKAPERRSPLSTEELMAIEDESILDKMLDQTTDFEERKLIRAALRELRQKKRDGGGSTMVQTKTFSSSSSKKMGSIFDREDEASPRPGSLAALEKRQAEKKKELMKAQSLPKTSASQARKAMIEKLEKEGAAGSPGGPRAAVQRSTSFGVPNANSIKQMLLDWCRAKTRGYEHVDIQNFSSSWSDGMAFCALVHNFFPEAFDYGQLSPQNRRQNFEVAFSSAETHADCPQLLDTEDMVRLREPDWKCVYTYIQEFYRCLVQKGLVKTKKS; encoded by the exons CTCTCAgcagcaggaggcagagcagcAAGCTGCTCTGGCGCGGCTGGCAGGGCGGTTGGAGTCCATGAATGATGTGGAAGAGCTGACTGCACTG CTGCGAGGTGCCGGTGAGTATGAAGAACGCAAGCTGATCCGAGCTGCAATCCGCCGCATAAGGGCCCAGGAGATTGAGG ctGCCACGTTGGCTGGGAGGTTGTGCAGCGGGCGTCACAACGGTGGCTCAAGAGAGGAGAGCAAGGGGCAGGCAGCACACAGGCTGGAACAGTGTGAG GTGCCAGAGCAAGAGAAACGGGAGCAGCACACAGAGGTCCCAGAGCCAACCCCAACCCCTCAGGGCACCAGCCGGGATGTGACCACAGTGACACTCCTGCTGCGGGCCCCACCTGGGGGCACACCCAGCTTACCTGCCTCACCTGTCAGTTCACCCACCACTGCTTCTCCTGAGCCTCCACTAGAGCCTGCTGAGGCCCAGTGTCCTGCTGCTGAGGCTGTGGGCAGCCCCAAGCCACCCTCCAGCCCACCCAGGGCCACCAGTCCTGAGCCCCAGGAACCGCCAGCCACCCCCAGCACTGAGAGGCAGGTGGTCAGCAAG CTCCTGTCTGGCCCCACAGAGCCCCCAGCTGTCCAAGGCCCCACCAAAGATCCCTCCAACACAAAGAGAGCAG ACCTGGCCGGACCCCGTCCCTGCCAACGCTCCCTGTCTGTGCTCAGCCCCCGCCAGCCAGCCCAGAACCAAG AGCCCCCAAACCCTGCCAGCGGACCTTCCCCATTCCAGCGGGCTGGCTCTGTACGGGATCGTGTGCGCAAGTTCACATCTGATTCTCCTATGGCTGCTGGGCTCCAGGATGGCCCACCCCGGTTGGCCCTGGGTGCCTCAACCCCCACAAGACTCCTGGGCCCCTCCCACATCAGCACTACTCCTGCCTCTTCCAATGGCTCCTCCTCACGGGCCCCCAGTGATACCTCCTCCCGATTCAGCAAGGAGCCACGGGGAACAGCCAGGCCCCTGGCCCAGCTTCAGAGCTGCCCCCGGGAGGAGGGCCCCAGGGGGCGGGGCTTGGCTGCCAGGTCCCTTGAAAACAGagcaggggggcctggggccctCTCAGAGGAGCCCAGTGCCCTGCTTCCCGTGCCTGCCGGCACTGCTGAGCCAGGGGCCAGTATGAAGACCACATTCACCATCGAGATCAAGGATGGCCGTGGCCAGGCATCCACAAGCCGAGTGCTGCTGCCCACAGGCAACCAGAGGGCAG AACTGACGCTGGGGCTACGGGCGCCTCCCACCCTCCTGAGCACCAGCAGTGGGGGCAAGAGCACCATCACCCATATCAGCAGCCCTGCGACCCTGGCCCAGCTGGGTAGCGTCACTCATGTCACCAGCTTCAGCCATGCTTCCCCTGGTAGCCGGAGAGGCTGCAGCATTAAG ATGGAGCCAGAGCCAGCAGGGCCCCCCTCTGCGGCAGTGGAAGTGGCTAATGGCGCCGAGCAAACCCGAGTGGACAAAGCACCAGAGAGGCGGAGCCCCCTAAGCACTGAGGAGCTGATGGCCATTGAGGATGAAAGCATCCTGGACAAGATG CTGGATCAGACTACAGACTTTGAGGAACGGAAGCTAATCCGGGCTGCACTACGTGAGCTCCGACAAAAGAAGAGAG ATGGTGGCGGCAGCACCATGGTGCAAACCAAGACCTTTTCCTCGTCGTCATCCAAGAAGATGGGCAG TATCTTTGACCGCGAGGATGAGGCCAGCCCACGGCCCGGCAGCCTGGCGGCACTCGAGAAACGCcaggcagagaagaagaaagagctgATGAAGGCGCAGAGCCTGCCCAAGACCTCAGCCTCACAGGCGCGCAAAGCCATGATTGAGAAGCTGGAGAAGGAAGGCGCCGCGGG CAGCCCTGGGGGGCCGCGAGCAGCGGTGCAGCGCTCCACCAGCTTCGGAGTCCCCAACGCTAACAGCATCAAGCAGATGTTGCTGGACTGGTGCCGAGCCAAGACACGCGGCTATGAG CATGTGGACATCCAGAACTTCTCCTCAAGTTGGAGTGATGGGATGGCCTTCTGTGCCCTGGTGCATAACTTCTTCCCTGAGGCCTTCGACTATGGGCAGCTCAGCCCGCAGAACCGGCGTCAGAACTTCGAGGTGGCCTTCTCATCTGCTGA GACCCATGCGGACTGCCCGCAGCTCCTGGACACAGAGGACATGGTGCGGCTTCGAGAGCCTGACTGGAAGTGCGTGTACACGTACATCCAGGAATTCTACCGCTGTCTGGTCCAGAAGGGGCTGGTAAAAACCAAAAAGTCCTAA
- the SMTN gene encoding smoothelin isoform X14 codes for MADEALAGLDEGALRKLLEVTADLAERRRIRSAIRELQRQELQREEEALASKRFRAERQDNKENWLHSQQQEAEQQAALARLAGRLESMNDVEELTALLRGAGEYEERKLIRAAIRRIRAQEIEAATLAGRLCSGRHNGGSREESKGQAAHRLEQCEVPEQEKREQHTEVPEPTPTPQGTSRDVTTVTLLLRAPPGGTPSLPASPVSSPTTASPEPPLEPAEAQCPAAEAVGSPKPPSSPPRATSPEPQEPPATPSTERQVVSKLLSGPTEPPAVQGPTKDPSNTKRADLAGPRPCQRSLSVLSPRQPAQNQEPPNPASGPSPFQRAGSVRDRVRKFTSDSPMAAGLQDGPPRLALGASTPTRLLGPSHISTTPASSNGSSSRAPSDTSSRFSKEPRGTARPLAQLQSCPREEGPRGRGLAARSLENRAGGPGALSEEPSALLPVPAGTAEPGASMKTTFTIEIKDGRGQASTSRVLLPTGNQRAELTLGLRAPPTLLSTSSGGKSTITHISSPATLAQLGSVTHVTSFSHASPGSRRGCSIKAAEDAGTPVAHPPAFSTRRRSSAGPAHSSSLMEPEPAGPPSAAVEVANGAEQTRVDKAPERRSPLSTEELMAIEDESILDKMLDQTTDFEERKLIRAALRELRQKKRDQRDKERERRLQEARARPGEGRGNTATETTTQHSQRAADGSAVSTVTKTERLVHSNDGTRTARTTTVESSFVRRSENGGGSTMVQTKTFSSSSSKKMGSIFDREDEASPRPGSLAALEKRQAEKKKELMKAQSLPKTSASQARKAMIEKLEKEGAAGSPGGPRAAVQRSTSFGVPNANSIKQMLLDWCRAKTRGYEHVDIQNFSSSWSDGMAFCALVHNFFPEAFDYGQLSPQNRRQNFEVAFSSAETHADCPQLLDTEDMVRLREPDWKCVYTYIQEFYRCLVQKGLVKTKKS; via the exons CTCTCAgcagcaggaggcagagcagcAAGCTGCTCTGGCGCGGCTGGCAGGGCGGTTGGAGTCCATGAATGATGTGGAAGAGCTGACTGCACTG CTGCGAGGTGCCGGTGAGTATGAAGAACGCAAGCTGATCCGAGCTGCAATCCGCCGCATAAGGGCCCAGGAGATTGAGG ctGCCACGTTGGCTGGGAGGTTGTGCAGCGGGCGTCACAACGGTGGCTCAAGAGAGGAGAGCAAGGGGCAGGCAGCACACAGGCTGGAACAGTGTGAG GTGCCAGAGCAAGAGAAACGGGAGCAGCACACAGAGGTCCCAGAGCCAACCCCAACCCCTCAGGGCACCAGCCGGGATGTGACCACAGTGACACTCCTGCTGCGGGCCCCACCTGGGGGCACACCCAGCTTACCTGCCTCACCTGTCAGTTCACCCACCACTGCTTCTCCTGAGCCTCCACTAGAGCCTGCTGAGGCCCAGTGTCCTGCTGCTGAGGCTGTGGGCAGCCCCAAGCCACCCTCCAGCCCACCCAGGGCCACCAGTCCTGAGCCCCAGGAACCGCCAGCCACCCCCAGCACTGAGAGGCAGGTGGTCAGCAAG CTCCTGTCTGGCCCCACAGAGCCCCCAGCTGTCCAAGGCCCCACCAAAGATCCCTCCAACACAAAGAGAGCAG ACCTGGCCGGACCCCGTCCCTGCCAACGCTCCCTGTCTGTGCTCAGCCCCCGCCAGCCAGCCCAGAACCAAG AGCCCCCAAACCCTGCCAGCGGACCTTCCCCATTCCAGCGGGCTGGCTCTGTACGGGATCGTGTGCGCAAGTTCACATCTGATTCTCCTATGGCTGCTGGGCTCCAGGATGGCCCACCCCGGTTGGCCCTGGGTGCCTCAACCCCCACAAGACTCCTGGGCCCCTCCCACATCAGCACTACTCCTGCCTCTTCCAATGGCTCCTCCTCACGGGCCCCCAGTGATACCTCCTCCCGATTCAGCAAGGAGCCACGGGGAACAGCCAGGCCCCTGGCCCAGCTTCAGAGCTGCCCCCGGGAGGAGGGCCCCAGGGGGCGGGGCTTGGCTGCCAGGTCCCTTGAAAACAGagcaggggggcctggggccctCTCAGAGGAGCCCAGTGCCCTGCTTCCCGTGCCTGCCGGCACTGCTGAGCCAGGGGCCAGTATGAAGACCACATTCACCATCGAGATCAAGGATGGCCGTGGCCAGGCATCCACAAGCCGAGTGCTGCTGCCCACAGGCAACCAGAGGGCAG AACTGACGCTGGGGCTACGGGCGCCTCCCACCCTCCTGAGCACCAGCAGTGGGGGCAAGAGCACCATCACCCATATCAGCAGCCCTGCGACCCTGGCCCAGCTGGGTAGCGTCACTCATGTCACCAGCTTCAGCCATGCTTCCCCTGGTAGCCGGAGAGGCTGCAGCATTAAG GCGGCTGAGGATGCTGGGACCCCCGTGGCCCACCCGCCTGCCTTCAGCACCCGCCGTCGCTCCTCTGCCGGCCCTGCCCACAGCAGCAGTCTC ATGGAGCCAGAGCCAGCAGGGCCCCCCTCTGCGGCAGTGGAAGTGGCTAATGGCGCCGAGCAAACCCGAGTGGACAAAGCACCAGAGAGGCGGAGCCCCCTAAGCACTGAGGAGCTGATGGCCATTGAGGATGAAAGCATCCTGGACAAGATG CTGGATCAGACTACAGACTTTGAGGAACGGAAGCTAATCCGGGCTGCACTACGTGAGCTCCGACAAAAGAAGAGAG ACCAGCGGGACAAGGAACGGGAACGGCGGCTGCAAGAGGCACGGGCCCGGCCAGGGGAGGGCCGTGGCAACACAGCCACAGAGACCACCACGCAGCACAGCCAGCGGGCAGCCGATGGCTCAGCTGTCAGCACTGTCACCAAGACTGAGCGGCTCGTCCACTCTA ATGATGGCACGAGGACGGCCCGCACCACCACAGTGGAGTCAAGTTTTGTGAGGCGCTCGGAGA ATGGTGGCGGCAGCACCATGGTGCAAACCAAGACCTTTTCCTCGTCGTCATCCAAGAAGATGGGCAG TATCTTTGACCGCGAGGATGAGGCCAGCCCACGGCCCGGCAGCCTGGCGGCACTCGAGAAACGCcaggcagagaagaagaaagagctgATGAAGGCGCAGAGCCTGCCCAAGACCTCAGCCTCACAGGCGCGCAAAGCCATGATTGAGAAGCTGGAGAAGGAAGGCGCCGCGGG CAGCCCTGGGGGGCCGCGAGCAGCGGTGCAGCGCTCCACCAGCTTCGGAGTCCCCAACGCTAACAGCATCAAGCAGATGTTGCTGGACTGGTGCCGAGCCAAGACACGCGGCTATGAG CATGTGGACATCCAGAACTTCTCCTCAAGTTGGAGTGATGGGATGGCCTTCTGTGCCCTGGTGCATAACTTCTTCCCTGAGGCCTTCGACTATGGGCAGCTCAGCCCGCAGAACCGGCGTCAGAACTTCGAGGTGGCCTTCTCATCTGCTGA GACCCATGCGGACTGCCCGCAGCTCCTGGACACAGAGGACATGGTGCGGCTTCGAGAGCCTGACTGGAAGTGCGTGTACACGTACATCCAGGAATTCTACCGCTGTCTGGTCCAGAAGGGGCTGGTAAAAACCAAAAAGTCCTAA
- the SMTN gene encoding smoothelin isoform X10, which translates to MADEALAGLDEGALRKLLEVTADLAERRRIRSAIRELQRQELQREEEALASKRFRAERQDNKENWLHSQQQEAEQQAALARLAGRLESMNDVEELTALLRGAGEYEERKLIRAAIRRIRAQEIEAATLAGRLCSGRHNGGSREESKGQAAHRLEQCEPPLEPAEAQCPAAEAVGSPKPPSSPPRATSPEPQEPPATPSTERQVVSKLLSGPTEPPAVQGPTKDPSNTKRAEPPNPASGPSPFQRAGSVRDRVRKFTSDSPMAAGLQDGPPRLALGASTPTRLLGPSHISTTPASSNGSSSRAPSDTSSRFSKEPRGTARPLAQLQSCPREEGPRGRGLAARSLENRAGGPGALSEEPSALLPVPAGTAEPGASMKTTFTIEIKDGRGQASTSRVLLPTGNQRAELTLGLRAPPTLLSTSSGGKSTITHISSPATLAQLGSVTHVTSFSHASPGSRRGCSIKMEPEPAGPPSAAVEVANGAEQTRVDKAPERRSPLSTEELMAIEDESILDKMLDQTTDFEERKLIRAALRELRQKKRDQRDKERERRLQEARARPGEGRGNTATETTTQHSQRAADGSAVSTVTKTERLVHSNDGTRTARTTTVESSFVRRSENGGGSTMVQTKTFSSSSSKKMGSIFDREDEASPRPGSLAALEKRQAEKKKELMKAQSLPKTSASQARKAMIEKLEKEGAAGSPGGPRAAVQRSTSFGVPNANSIKQMLLDWCRAKTRGYEHVDIQNFSSSWSDGMAFCALVHNFFPEAFDYGQLSPQNRRQNFEVAFSSAETHADCPQLLDTEDMVRLREPDWKCVYTYIQEFYRCLVQKGLVKTKKS; encoded by the exons CTCTCAgcagcaggaggcagagcagcAAGCTGCTCTGGCGCGGCTGGCAGGGCGGTTGGAGTCCATGAATGATGTGGAAGAGCTGACTGCACTG CTGCGAGGTGCCGGTGAGTATGAAGAACGCAAGCTGATCCGAGCTGCAATCCGCCGCATAAGGGCCCAGGAGATTGAGG ctGCCACGTTGGCTGGGAGGTTGTGCAGCGGGCGTCACAACGGTGGCTCAAGAGAGGAGAGCAAGGGGCAGGCAGCACACAGGCTGGAACAGTGTGAG CCTCCACTAGAGCCTGCTGAGGCCCAGTGTCCTGCTGCTGAGGCTGTGGGCAGCCCCAAGCCACCCTCCAGCCCACCCAGGGCCACCAGTCCTGAGCCCCAGGAACCGCCAGCCACCCCCAGCACTGAGAGGCAGGTGGTCAGCAAG CTCCTGTCTGGCCCCACAGAGCCCCCAGCTGTCCAAGGCCCCACCAAAGATCCCTCCAACACAAAGAGAGCAG AGCCCCCAAACCCTGCCAGCGGACCTTCCCCATTCCAGCGGGCTGGCTCTGTACGGGATCGTGTGCGCAAGTTCACATCTGATTCTCCTATGGCTGCTGGGCTCCAGGATGGCCCACCCCGGTTGGCCCTGGGTGCCTCAACCCCCACAAGACTCCTGGGCCCCTCCCACATCAGCACTACTCCTGCCTCTTCCAATGGCTCCTCCTCACGGGCCCCCAGTGATACCTCCTCCCGATTCAGCAAGGAGCCACGGGGAACAGCCAGGCCCCTGGCCCAGCTTCAGAGCTGCCCCCGGGAGGAGGGCCCCAGGGGGCGGGGCTTGGCTGCCAGGTCCCTTGAAAACAGagcaggggggcctggggccctCTCAGAGGAGCCCAGTGCCCTGCTTCCCGTGCCTGCCGGCACTGCTGAGCCAGGGGCCAGTATGAAGACCACATTCACCATCGAGATCAAGGATGGCCGTGGCCAGGCATCCACAAGCCGAGTGCTGCTGCCCACAGGCAACCAGAGGGCAG AACTGACGCTGGGGCTACGGGCGCCTCCCACCCTCCTGAGCACCAGCAGTGGGGGCAAGAGCACCATCACCCATATCAGCAGCCCTGCGACCCTGGCCCAGCTGGGTAGCGTCACTCATGTCACCAGCTTCAGCCATGCTTCCCCTGGTAGCCGGAGAGGCTGCAGCATTAAG ATGGAGCCAGAGCCAGCAGGGCCCCCCTCTGCGGCAGTGGAAGTGGCTAATGGCGCCGAGCAAACCCGAGTGGACAAAGCACCAGAGAGGCGGAGCCCCCTAAGCACTGAGGAGCTGATGGCCATTGAGGATGAAAGCATCCTGGACAAGATG CTGGATCAGACTACAGACTTTGAGGAACGGAAGCTAATCCGGGCTGCACTACGTGAGCTCCGACAAAAGAAGAGAG ACCAGCGGGACAAGGAACGGGAACGGCGGCTGCAAGAGGCACGGGCCCGGCCAGGGGAGGGCCGTGGCAACACAGCCACAGAGACCACCACGCAGCACAGCCAGCGGGCAGCCGATGGCTCAGCTGTCAGCACTGTCACCAAGACTGAGCGGCTCGTCCACTCTA ATGATGGCACGAGGACGGCCCGCACCACCACAGTGGAGTCAAGTTTTGTGAGGCGCTCGGAGA ATGGTGGCGGCAGCACCATGGTGCAAACCAAGACCTTTTCCTCGTCGTCATCCAAGAAGATGGGCAG TATCTTTGACCGCGAGGATGAGGCCAGCCCACGGCCCGGCAGCCTGGCGGCACTCGAGAAACGCcaggcagagaagaagaaagagctgATGAAGGCGCAGAGCCTGCCCAAGACCTCAGCCTCACAGGCGCGCAAAGCCATGATTGAGAAGCTGGAGAAGGAAGGCGCCGCGGG CAGCCCTGGGGGGCCGCGAGCAGCGGTGCAGCGCTCCACCAGCTTCGGAGTCCCCAACGCTAACAGCATCAAGCAGATGTTGCTGGACTGGTGCCGAGCCAAGACACGCGGCTATGAG CATGTGGACATCCAGAACTTCTCCTCAAGTTGGAGTGATGGGATGGCCTTCTGTGCCCTGGTGCATAACTTCTTCCCTGAGGCCTTCGACTATGGGCAGCTCAGCCCGCAGAACCGGCGTCAGAACTTCGAGGTGGCCTTCTCATCTGCTGA GACCCATGCGGACTGCCCGCAGCTCCTGGACACAGAGGACATGGTGCGGCTTCGAGAGCCTGACTGGAAGTGCGTGTACACGTACATCCAGGAATTCTACCGCTGTCTGGTCCAGAAGGGGCTGGTAAAAACCAAAAAGTCCTAA